In Helicobacter ibis, one genomic interval encodes:
- a CDS encoding DUF4879 domain-containing protein has translation MKIIICILLSVGIVFGETITRSGVNVFVDRDSINKDRIKQGGMDKSLAQVRRIFNNLNIKSSNSAPPVSRVMVLQVCSTKKLQTTKEVCEDIPNNQLATQYDHEGGFFVVQTAVIGYGGKGYGSATFLGNEARLIETSGIDIDGDRRVDGYLELWDISELANDSGIFSYTSRSINVGPALNTTIFIK, from the coding sequence ATGAAAATTATAATTTGTATTTTATTATCTGTGGGCATAGTATTTGGTGAGACTATCACAAGGAGCGGTGTTAATGTGTTTGTAGATAGAGATTCTATAAATAAAGATCGCATAAAACAAGGCGGTATGGATAAATCACTAGCGCAAGTTAGAAGAATCTTTAACAATTTGAATATAAAAAGTAGCAACTCAGCGCCTCCTGTATCTAGGGTTATGGTGTTGCAAGTGTGTTCTACAAAAAAGCTGCAAACAACAAAGGAAGTATGTGAAGATATACCAAACAATCAACTAGCTACGCAATACGATCATGAAGGGGGCTTTTTTGTGGTGCAAACTGCTGTTATTGGCTATGGTGGTAAGGGCTATGGGAGTGCTACATTTTTGGGAAATGAAGCTAGATTAATAGAGACTTCTGGTATAGACATTGATGGTGATAGAAGGGTTGATGGATATTTAGAATTATGGGATATTTCTGAATTGGCAAACGATAGTGGAATCTTTAGCTATACTTCTCGCTCTATAAATGTAGGCCCAGCATTAAATACGACGATTTTTATAAAGTAA
- the murD gene encoding UDP-N-acetylmuramoyl-L-alanine--D-glutamate ligase yields MIVLLGFGGTTQAIAKQFAPCAIFDDKFLYKQTDELGNILMPTNMLVSFLSENKNIQVITSPGIPPQNQMIQDTIKILGKNNLLSEYDFFAKDMPPSIWISGTNGKTTTTQMLHHLLSHRGIECGGNIGTPLANLSKNAPMWILETSSFTLHYTNIARPNLYILLPLSEDHISWHGDYESYVDSKLKVLLHMREKEIAIIPKNLQNHKYCKESLACLIFYENSTDLAESFYINLQDIPFKEPFLLDSILALCASKALFSEANYKLLSEFKIGQHKIEEFFDNKNRLWVDDSKGTNVDATIQALKRYKDKEILLILGGDDKGANLDYLFAELKMLNVKIYAIGSNAEKLKLLSDESSITCTMCKELKIAIKEINKIHSTTSVALLSPAAASLDQFSSYKQRGELFKKYALETT; encoded by the coding sequence ATGATTGTATTACTTGGATTTGGTGGGACAACACAAGCTATTGCAAAGCAATTTGCACCTTGTGCTATTTTTGATGATAAGTTTCTATATAAACAAACAGACGAGCTTGGAAATATTCTAATGCCTACAAATATGCTTGTATCTTTTTTATCAGAAAACAAAAATATACAAGTCATAACAAGTCCCGGAATCCCGCCACAAAACCAAATGATACAAGATACAATAAAGATTCTAGGCAAAAATAATTTGCTTAGCGAATATGACTTCTTTGCCAAAGATATGCCTCCTAGCATATGGATAAGTGGCACAAATGGCAAAACCACAACAACACAAATGCTACATCACCTATTATCACATAGAGGCATTGAGTGTGGGGGCAACATAGGCACACCACTTGCAAATCTATCCAAAAATGCACCAATGTGGATTTTAGAGACTAGCTCATTTACTCTGCATTACACAAATATTGCAAGACCAAATTTATATATCTTATTACCACTTAGTGAAGATCATATAAGTTGGCATGGAGACTATGAATCTTATGTAGATTCTAAACTAAAAGTACTTTTACACATGAGAGAAAAAGAAATAGCCATAATCCCCAAAAATCTGCAAAACCATAAATACTGCAAAGAAAGCTTAGCTTGTCTTATATTCTATGAAAATAGCACAGATCTTGCAGAATCTTTTTATATAAATTTGCAAGATATACCATTTAAAGAACCATTTTTGCTCGATAGCATTCTTGCACTATGTGCTAGTAAGGCTCTATTTTCAGAAGCAAACTACAAATTACTATCAGAATTTAAAATAGGGCAACATAAAATAGAAGAATTTTTTGATAATAAAAATCGACTATGGGTTGATGATAGTAAGGGAACAAATGTAGATGCTACTATACAAGCTCTAAAAAGATACAAAGACAAAGAGATTCTGCTAATTTTAGGCGGAGATGATAAGGGTGCTAATTTAGACTACTTATTTGCAGAGCTAAAAATGCTAAATGTAAAAATATATGCCATAGGAAGCAACGCAGAAAAGCTAAAGCTCCTAAGCGATGAATCTAGCATAACATGCACCATGTGTAAAGAGCTAAAAATAGCAATAAAAGAGATAAACAAGATTCATAGCACAACTTCTGTTGCACTACTATCGCCTGCTGCTGCTAGTTTGGATCAATTCTCCTCATATAAACAAAGAGGAGAATTATTTAAAAAATACGCATTAGAAACAACATAA